TCTCAATATGCCTCACAagctcctcctgctgctcgTACGCAGCACTGCAGTCAATCCAGCGACACACCTGCTTATCGACCAGCACTCCTCCTCCGACTTCTTCCCGCTCTGGGGCTGCGTGAGACCCAGGAGGGCCTCCAGTGTTCGGTTTGAGTCCCAGGGAAGAGGTTGGTGCTGTTTGCTGGCTCTGGTGGTGCAGAAGACCCCCAGGACTGGGCCCAACGTATTGGTGCAGGTGGTAGGGCGGAGGCATAGCGGGGCGAGACGGGTGGTGAGGCTGACGAAGGTGCCCGCTACGACCACTCaagtgatggtgatgatgatagtgGTGCTGAAAGAGTTCGTCTTCACTAGGAGAAAAATCATCCAGGGGCTCCTGTTTGAGGGCAGCCCCTGATCTTTGGCCCCCGTCCATGAGAGCCCCAGCTTCAGGCCCCGAATGCAGCATCCCAGACATCAGGGACCCACTCATCAGTAGCCCCAACCCGTCTgagccccctcctccccctcctcccacaCTTCCCCCAGCTGTTCCTCCAGCCCCACGCCCCTGCAGCATGGAGCCCCGCTCCTCACACAGCCCCTGGCTCTGCCCTTGGCCCTGCTCCGGCTCCACTGATGACACTGAAGAGGAagacgaagaggaggaggaggaaagagacagCAGGCAGGTGGCAGGTGAGGATAGCTGACAGCTCTCCTGTAGCGTGGCCTGCTGGGGGCTGCCGTGAGGTGGGGGCCTCTGGGGGGCTTCCCGTGAGCAGGAGTTAGAGGGTGGGGAtgtagaagaggaggaggaagaggaggagaagccgGCACTGCTGGTGTGGCTGGGCGAGACGTTAGTGCGAAAACCGTTGACGCAGGCAACCATCGACATCTGGGAGGAGGAGCAGACGATGGCGGTGATATTGATCTCCTCAGAGAGATCAGCACCAGTAGCCGACGGGGAACCTGTGGCAGCAACGCTGCCAGCAGCGGCCGTGGACTGTGAGGCCAGAGACAGGCAGCGTCTCCTCAGACTGCTAGCATTGAGCAGCCGCGCTGAATGACGGGAGCCAGTTGGGGACAAAGCCAATGGGGAGGGGCCATCTTCATTATTAAACGGTTGCACTGCGTCCGCTGACACAGCGCTACCGACATCACTCACTGTGCCAACGCCACTACTGTTGCTGCTAACATGTGGCACTCCAACTATCTCATCCCTTGTCATCCCCAATACATGGCCTGCCGCACAGTTCTGAAAACCCGCCTGAGACGTGCTATGGACCGCGGACCCCGTGTTGGAGATCTTGTAGCCCATTGAGTTCTCCTGTTTGATTGGGTAAGGGAGAGAGGAGCGAGCCCCATTGGCACCGCCGCAGCTCAGGCTGGCTGAGGCCCCTGGCAGGGTCCTCTGGAAGGCAGAGGAGGATCTGtaaggagaaaaacacacaaagaggaaTATGAGCACTACTAGCTCACAGACCGATGACAGATACTGGCTGGTTCATCCTTCCCACCAGCAGCACTGTCAGAGTTTAGCCTCCTGCttacccctcctcctctgattaTTCTCTCAGTTTACATAAAAACCATGTCATCCTAAATGAGTCCCACCTTCCTAAATATTTCAACCAAGTCTCTCATTTAGTGTAATGGACCTTATGGAACAAACAACAGTGTGTGAGACTCAGTGACATAAGGTGATGCTGGACACCAGGTAGTATCCGCTGCTGATGATCCAGAGTGTTTTtatgaataaatgaaacagGATCTCCAGGTAGTGAGAGGTTATGAATGGGCATTTATGACtaagaaaagagagagggggagggatgGATGGCTACTGGGACCGAGAGGCCACTGGCTAGTGTGTCCATCTGACAGGCTTTGATGACACAAAGGGGTTAAACCCAACCCAACATTGGGGATAAATAGGGAGTCACctgttttggtggcataattGCAGCCTATGAAGGGTCACCGTTTACAATACTGTGTATTATGGTGGGAATCTTTGCCCCGCTGAATGGGGAACCCAGGTCAGATTTCTCCATGCGTTGCTGTGATCTCCTACATAATCATTCCTGTCAGTTGGCTCATTATGGATTTTGTCCAAAGCCCCTGAGTGATGTGAGAAGAGCCCTCTTTTCTCCGGGCTGTCTCATGAAGGAATCGTCTTTGTCCCTTCCCCTGAGCACGCTGGGGGAAAAACagagctaacgctagctaggaTTGGAGAAAGCCACTGGCAGACTTTGTCATCGTTGTTGTTATTAGAGACTTGACCCCCCCTCTCCTTCTATTCAGGAGCACCATTTCCTGTTTATCTATAGTGAAAATATTGAAAGACAATATGAGGAGTGAATGGCTGTCCAGAAGCACTTTGGTCGGATGAGGAGGGGAAAGAGGGGACAAACCCTGCAACGGAGAGCTTTACTGGAAATTCTTTCTGACTTGGCCAACAGTAGTCAAAGATTGCACAACAGAAGAATCGCATTAGTGTAACATAAATGTTGTACTTTGGACCCCAACAGTGTGTTTTATGAAACTGGGTAAGCTTTCCAGCTACATATGTGTGCATCTGGTCCACAATAGCAAAGATAATGAAAAACACATTGTACCTGCATATTGTTAGTAACACTACACCCGACAGGAAACATTCAAAACTAGAACAGGAACAAAATTATTACAAAACAGCAATGATAGTGACAGTTTACCTGGTGTCTTGGTGAGGGCCGTCGTGCAGGATGAGGTCGGGCGTAGGTCTGTCGCAGTGGAGGCTCTGGGTATAAAGCCCCCCTAAATGACCCCCCACCAGCAGTGGCAAACTCTGCCCACATCGCATCAGGGTGCCCTCAGCATCACCCAGCTCCGTGTCTAAATCCTTCTCTGAGCAGTAGGCACCGTTCACTGAAAGAAGAGCACAAGAAGTATTATTAAACTACAGGGCTGTGTATTGGCAAGAATCTGGTGATACGATATGTGTCACAACACAGGGGTAACAATTCATTATAGAATGAATCACCGTGACCTCTGCAACAACTGGCAATTGATTTCAGTTGCAGAGAAATTGAGAAACTTGTTCATTTCTAGCCGTAACTCTAACATTTAAACATATGCAGTAAACACAATGGTTCGACCTGTCTGATGTTTCTGTAGTGCTTACTTTAtttactgtgttgctttgccatcgcctttgataaaccaaatctaccggCACTGACGctaagcagtgtactgctgtggacaggggggCCACagccaaacatattttagccacctaaaaaaaaaaaatcaaaatcactttTATTTTCTTCCACCCCTATTAAACTGGCCAAATCCTTGATATGTGATGCTTAGCAGTGTCCCAATGTCACTCTTAAATTACAAACGGGCTAAGCAGAGTGGACCTTATGATCTACTGACTGCCCTGGAAGAATAATCAGTTTACAGAGGAATCCAAGCCATCAGCGACATGTTGAAATCCTATTAGATTATGAATATTCTCTTGAGGAATAATCGTTGGCTGCAAGAACTGTAGTATCTCGTGATATATGGAGAGCTCTTTGGCAAAGTCCAACTGGTGACAGCAAGAATAACGTTGGGGAGATTTATTGCCAAATATTATTGCTGGAGTAATTGGGGAACCGTATTCCAAATGGCGGTGCGTCCACtttggaaaaataaacaaactcgAATTATATGTGTCCGGAAGATCCAGCCAGTAAAAGTGTAACCGTTGTATCAATCAAGAATTTAAATTAcatactgtccctttaaatttacCACCAGTTATTCTACTTTTGTGCAATCAACTCGCCTGAGAAAATGGTGACctcattaattaatttaattaattcgATTTATTTAAGTTGTAAAtcattcattttcctttttaaataaacCCCTTGCAAGAAGTGTGATGTAAGTACTCAGTGATTTAATATAGACGTGCGAAGCGAAGGGCAAATGGACTTCCTTTAGATCCTTCAAGATGTTTCGCCTCACAAGGcttttccgtgaaaaataaaagtaactGTGGTGGAGGAATCATTTATGACATATTCATGTGTTATATCAGcacaatgaaaaaataaatgtcattaaattaaaactgcTTTTCTATCTGCATTTCCTTTTTATTCTAAAATCATCAAGTGTTTTTATTCCTCAGACACAAGCACCATAAGTACGcacatttttaagatttttctttttatcatcaTGTTTATCATTCCAACCTGACTctttgagaaaaataaagccTTTATGAATAGaaccaaaaacataataaaaaaaaggaaagggagAGATGAAAGTGAGCGAAGGGAGGGCCTCGATGTATGAGGAAATATTTGTGAAAGGTAAGCCGATATCCCCACACACTCATGTGTAGGCGGCCACGCGTCCCCTGTTCCAACTTTCCTAACTCAATTTCTCAAATTCAATTTTCTCCTAACGATGTTATTGACAATGTTATCACACACCATGAGCTATTATTAATAAAGTCACCCAAACACCCTCTATGTGAGAGAAAACATTAAAGGGTAATGGAGGGGAAGGGATACAAGGGAGGAAAATGAACTAAATGTGAAAATAGTGAAAGATATATTCAGCAGAAATAGGGGTTTGGGCTACAGATGACGAGGGAAAAAACactaacaaaaaagaaaaatattacaACATGACTAACAGATGGAGAGGGAGTGTAAACAGtaaaagagggagaggggggaagTGTTACAAGGGTTACAAGGACGAacaaaagacaagagaaaacaAGGGAACTTTGTGAGCCATGTTATCCTCAGTTTAAGGAACATCTTTTCACAAATCCCTCCTACAGTTGATGTATCCTTAGTCTCCTCTGCATTTGTCTTGTTGCGGGTCACGGCTGAAACACAAAGAAGTAGAGAAAAGGCAAAGCAAGCAACGCAAACAGTCGAGTATCGCCAGGGGACCCTCGGAACAACGCTGGTTTCACTCAAAGCCGTTCACAGAAGGCAAGCTGTCTTTCAGCTTTGGTCTGTTTTCAAGCAATACAAATCGTTGTGTTTATCAAATTCTGGATTgttctgtcttttttgttttgctttttttttctcactgctTGTTGGCCGAGTGTATACAACTGTGTTTCTGTATGAAAGTTTCAAGGCCCGCTGATGTGAAGCCAAGTGTTTCCCTGCCCCGAGTCAGGAGTAATTTAATCAGGATGGCCAGAAGTGACATGAGTCAGGATGGAGATGACTAACATCATCAGAGATCTCATAATTAGGGCTTGACTGTTCATATGCATGCACGcgaaaacacaaacaaccaaaTAAAAACTTTGTCATCATAAAGTACTGGATGGACTGGCACTCTGTCAATGAGGCCTTGACTGAATGCACatgctctctctcacacacatatcaTCGTCACAACCATATAAAACACAGACCCACGCCAGGCAACCCCAGTATATGTAACACAAATTATGAGACAGTGCTCTTTCAATGCACGGTTTCACAATACAAAATGATGTTTGGCAGAAGAAGTCCAACATGTAGAAGAGTTAGACATAGACAGAAGACGAGAAAGATCCCAGAGCACTGATTACCTGTCTGCAGATTATTTTACTAAAACAGACTAATAATACAACCAGTCTTCAGGTATGATTTTGGAGGAAGTAGCAGAGCAAAGAATATCACTGCCAGAAATCATTTAGCTTGGTATATTTTGCAAAACACTACACCTGATATTAGTACTAGCTACTTAAAGACGAGACTTTTGGTACCAACTTCTAAAAATTGTCTCTACGACCAATTCGAAGACAGAAAGCCTTGTGATAGTCCGGCAACCTGTCAAGGGTGTACCCCAACTCttacccaatgtcagctggtatAGGCTTCAGCGCCCCCCCAGCCCCTACCAGGATGAGCAGTTAcagcaaatgaatgaatgattaatCAGACAGTTTGTGATTAAATTACAAATTTTGCCAGTTTTATACAGGCAAAGTTCTGTCACGGCTGTTTGTGTTTAAACAACATAATTTGGAAGCTTTCCCTTCTTaaatataaactttaaaaagtattttgtggTAAAATCTATTTACATTTGACTCCCAGTGGCAGAGAATTAACTGGTAACTGGCTGGGAACTGACTGGTGGCCAGCTGGCAACCGAAAGGCCCTTGTTTGGGAGAGGAAATTCTAGGTTGCATCTTTACGGTATCTATAAAAGTGAGAGAATTACTCTCATGAGGACGTATCCAGTagattg
This sequence is a window from Epinephelus lanceolatus isolate andai-2023 chromosome 6, ASM4190304v1, whole genome shotgun sequence. Protein-coding genes within it:
- the glis1b gene encoding uncharacterized protein glis1b; this encodes MQNPSALFGMVSHCQTPTFTDFTGLSLSVYGAKTADICARRAGSGGFGSQICRSSHDTPTHMSCASPKRLSVSEEKAHLSAKAPRSCLSLPPAQVNGAYCSEKDLDTELGDAEGTLMRCGQSLPLLVGGHLGGLYTQSLHCDRPTPDLILHDGPHQDTRSSSAFQRTLPGASASLSCGGANGARSSLPYPIKQENSMGYKISNTGSAVHSTSQAGFQNCAAGHVLGMTRDEIVGVPHVSSNSSGVGTVSDVGSAVSADAVQPFNNEDGPSPLALSPTGSRHSARLLNASSLRRRCLSLASQSTAAAGSVAATGSPSATGADLSEEINITAIVCSSSQMSMVACVNGFRTNVSPSHTSSAGFSSSSSSSSTSPPSNSCSREAPQRPPPHGSPQQATLQESCQLSSPATCLLSLSSSSSSSSSSVSSVEPEQGQGQSQGLCEERGSMLQGRGAGGTAGGSVGGGGGGGSDGLGLLMSGSLMSGMLHSGPEAGALMDGGQRSGAALKQEPLDDFSPSEDELFQHHYHHHHHLSGRSGHLRQPHHPSRPAMPPPYHLHQYVGPSPGGLLHHQSQQTAPTSSLGLKPNTGGPPGSHAAPEREEVGGGVLVDKQVCRWIDCSAAYEQQEELVRHIEKVHIDQRKGEDFTCFWAGCIRRYKPFNARYKLLIHMRVHSGEKPNKCMFEGCNKAFSRLENLKIHLRSHTGEKPYLCQHPGCQKAFSNSSDRAKHQRTHLDTKPYACQIPGCTKRYTDPSSLRKHVKIHSAKEQQVRRKLRPCPHLEQDVLSDCLSMQHLQSSTSSQHLYNGKDGRSPGLGQDIFTGLYAGSSTPHHSASVELLSPTPNPTSVSTTDLPSRQHRLDRDLGSPHHLSPLAAMDGTRDGVSGPLLSPGMKGTGTPPPPPPPPPPPPPLEKQHVHPHHKPYSHYHHHQSANDEYQGSFQSCFHFGDSYRMEQTVGGVHVPGDSHAYTSHQHNGFHMSTSNNGTAGFNLTQELQGGAGCQFSSSPEESIFFQVGNFDRSMSHMSSVYTET